One window from the genome of Elaeis guineensis isolate ETL-2024a chromosome 5, EG11, whole genome shotgun sequence encodes:
- the LOC105046104 gene encoding F-box protein SKIP24 isoform X5: protein MRTQAMREIQSCDVLTAYSSRCVATRLEYFLVFRVSPVPLLPVDRQSTPGARVMSILPDEIWSRILELGTETSRLGYRDLCCLAISCRRLRRLSQDHALWSTLLAIDFPQEDPSSLSQTPSKSLYKTRFERDKARRHAVWRRAVLNAGSQVFVCRKKLKDLESLLLRESERMKAAVEELANVERVSSSRRASVALNVWQPEVVRGSQRQIVEQCTVPIESRLSALKMEVRVCKQQIAIFEKAYNEQKKKFSEYKEALASLRYNPLQNNQSGGTSSGGHGKRKKLKRSNDCTSHVN, encoded by the exons ATGAGGACACAAGCCATGAGGGAAATTCAAAGCTGCGACGTTCTCACCGCATATTCGTCACGATGTGTGGCAACTCGGTTGGAGTATTTTCTGGTTTTTAGGGTTTCTCCGGTTCCTCTTCTTCCTGTCGATCGGCAGTCGACTCCTGGGGCGAGAGTGATGTCGATCCTTCCGGACGAAATTTGGAGTAGAATTCTGGAGTTGGGGACGGAGACATCTCGATTGGGCTACCGGGATCTCTGCTGCCTCGCCATATCCTGCCGCCGCCTCCGCCGCCTGTCCCAAGACCACGCCCTCTGGTCTACCCTTTTAGCTATTGATTTTCCTCAAGAAGATCCTTCCTCTCTTTCACAGACGCCGTCCAAATCCCTCTACAAAACCAG ATTCGAGAGGGACAAGGCGCGGAGGCATGCTGTCTGGAGGCGGGCGGTGCTCAATGCGGGGAGCCAGGTGTTTGTCTGCAGGAAGAAACTAAAAGATTTGGAGTCTCTCTTGTTGCGAGAGAGCGAGAGGATGAAGGCAGCGGTGGAGGAATTGGCGAATGTGGAGAGAGTTAG TTCTTCCAGGAGGGCATCTGTGGCTTTGAATGTATGGCAACCGGAAGTTGTTCGTGGGAGCCAAAGACAGATAGTTGAGCAGTGTACCGTGCCCATTGAGTCTCGTCTTAGTGCTTTGAAGATGGAAGTTAGAGTTTGTAAGCAACAAATTGCGATTTTTGAGAAGGCCTAT AATGAACAGAAGAAGAAGTTCAGTGAGTATAAGGAAGCACTGGCATCACTAAGGTATAACCCTTTACAAAATAATCAAAGTGGTGGAACCAGTAGCGGTGGTCATGGAAAGCGGAAGAAGTTGAAGAGAAGCAATGATTGCACATCTCATG TCAATTAG
- the LOC105046104 gene encoding F-box protein SKIP24 isoform X2 — MRTQAMREIQSCDVLTAYSSRCVATRLEYFLVFRVSPVPLLPVDRQSTPGARVMSILPDEIWSRILELGTETSRLGYRDLCCLAISCRRLRRLSQDHALWSTLLAIDFPQEDPSSLSQTPSKSLYKTRFERDKARRHAVWRRAVLNAGSQVFVCRKKLKDLESLLLRESERMKAAVEELANVERVRRASVALNVWQPEVVRGSQRQIVEQCTVPIESRLSALKMEVRVCKQQIAIFEKAYNEQKKKFSEYKEALASLRYNPLQNNQSGGTSSGGHGKRKKLKRSNDCTSHDQRPFFWSWENTCYVLEFRCYIYGSDLVKDNIHECKGIYRL; from the exons ATGAGGACACAAGCCATGAGGGAAATTCAAAGCTGCGACGTTCTCACCGCATATTCGTCACGATGTGTGGCAACTCGGTTGGAGTATTTTCTGGTTTTTAGGGTTTCTCCGGTTCCTCTTCTTCCTGTCGATCGGCAGTCGACTCCTGGGGCGAGAGTGATGTCGATCCTTCCGGACGAAATTTGGAGTAGAATTCTGGAGTTGGGGACGGAGACATCTCGATTGGGCTACCGGGATCTCTGCTGCCTCGCCATATCCTGCCGCCGCCTCCGCCGCCTGTCCCAAGACCACGCCCTCTGGTCTACCCTTTTAGCTATTGATTTTCCTCAAGAAGATCCTTCCTCTCTTTCACAGACGCCGTCCAAATCCCTCTACAAAACCAG ATTCGAGAGGGACAAGGCGCGGAGGCATGCTGTCTGGAGGCGGGCGGTGCTCAATGCGGGGAGCCAGGTGTTTGTCTGCAGGAAGAAACTAAAAGATTTGGAGTCTCTCTTGTTGCGAGAGAGCGAGAGGATGAAGGCAGCGGTGGAGGAATTGGCGAATGTGGAGAGAGTTAG GAGGGCATCTGTGGCTTTGAATGTATGGCAACCGGAAGTTGTTCGTGGGAGCCAAAGACAGATAGTTGAGCAGTGTACCGTGCCCATTGAGTCTCGTCTTAGTGCTTTGAAGATGGAAGTTAGAGTTTGTAAGCAACAAATTGCGATTTTTGAGAAGGCCTAT AATGAACAGAAGAAGAAGTTCAGTGAGTATAAGGAAGCACTGGCATCACTAAGGTATAACCCTTTACAAAATAATCAAAGTGGTGGAACCAGTAGCGGTGGTCATGGAAAGCGGAAGAAGTTGAAGAGAAGCAATGATTGCACATCTCATG ATCAAAGGCCTTTCTTCTGGTCATGGGAAAATACTTGTTATGTTTTAGAATTTAGATGCTACATATATGGTTCAGACCTGGTAAAAGATAATATCCATGAGTGTAAAGGGATTTATAGATTATAG
- the LOC105046104 gene encoding F-box protein SKIP24 isoform X1, translated as MRTQAMREIQSCDVLTAYSSRCVATRLEYFLVFRVSPVPLLPVDRQSTPGARVMSILPDEIWSRILELGTETSRLGYRDLCCLAISCRRLRRLSQDHALWSTLLAIDFPQEDPSSLSQTPSKSLYKTRFERDKARRHAVWRRAVLNAGSQVFVCRKKLKDLESLLLRESERMKAAVEELANVERVSSSRRASVALNVWQPEVVRGSQRQIVEQCTVPIESRLSALKMEVRVCKQQIAIFEKAYNEQKKKFSEYKEALASLRYNPLQNNQSGGTSSGGHGKRKKLKRSNDCTSHDQRPFFWSWENTCYVLEFRCYIYGSDLVKDNIHECKGIYRL; from the exons ATGAGGACACAAGCCATGAGGGAAATTCAAAGCTGCGACGTTCTCACCGCATATTCGTCACGATGTGTGGCAACTCGGTTGGAGTATTTTCTGGTTTTTAGGGTTTCTCCGGTTCCTCTTCTTCCTGTCGATCGGCAGTCGACTCCTGGGGCGAGAGTGATGTCGATCCTTCCGGACGAAATTTGGAGTAGAATTCTGGAGTTGGGGACGGAGACATCTCGATTGGGCTACCGGGATCTCTGCTGCCTCGCCATATCCTGCCGCCGCCTCCGCCGCCTGTCCCAAGACCACGCCCTCTGGTCTACCCTTTTAGCTATTGATTTTCCTCAAGAAGATCCTTCCTCTCTTTCACAGACGCCGTCCAAATCCCTCTACAAAACCAG ATTCGAGAGGGACAAGGCGCGGAGGCATGCTGTCTGGAGGCGGGCGGTGCTCAATGCGGGGAGCCAGGTGTTTGTCTGCAGGAAGAAACTAAAAGATTTGGAGTCTCTCTTGTTGCGAGAGAGCGAGAGGATGAAGGCAGCGGTGGAGGAATTGGCGAATGTGGAGAGAGTTAG TTCTTCCAGGAGGGCATCTGTGGCTTTGAATGTATGGCAACCGGAAGTTGTTCGTGGGAGCCAAAGACAGATAGTTGAGCAGTGTACCGTGCCCATTGAGTCTCGTCTTAGTGCTTTGAAGATGGAAGTTAGAGTTTGTAAGCAACAAATTGCGATTTTTGAGAAGGCCTAT AATGAACAGAAGAAGAAGTTCAGTGAGTATAAGGAAGCACTGGCATCACTAAGGTATAACCCTTTACAAAATAATCAAAGTGGTGGAACCAGTAGCGGTGGTCATGGAAAGCGGAAGAAGTTGAAGAGAAGCAATGATTGCACATCTCATG ATCAAAGGCCTTTCTTCTGGTCATGGGAAAATACTTGTTATGTTTTAGAATTTAGATGCTACATATATGGTTCAGACCTGGTAAAAGATAATATCCATGAGTGTAAAGGGATTTATAGATTATAG
- the LOC105046104 gene encoding F-box protein SKIP24 isoform X3: MRTQAMREIQSCDVLTAYSSRCVATRLEYFLVFRVSPVPLLPVDRQSTPGARVMSILPDEIWSRILELGTETSRLGYRDLCCLAISCRRLRRLSQDHALWSTLLAIDFPQEDPSSLSQTPSKSLYKTRFERDKARRHAVWRRAVLNAGSQVFVCRKKLKDLESLLLRESERMKAAVEELANVERVSSSRRASVALNVWQPEVVRGSQRQIVEQCTVPIESRLSALKMEVRVCKQQIAIFEKAYNEQKKKFSEYKEALASLRYNPLQNNQSGGTSSGGHGKRKKLKRSNDCTSHDYRFAESCLQDHWEGK; encoded by the exons ATGAGGACACAAGCCATGAGGGAAATTCAAAGCTGCGACGTTCTCACCGCATATTCGTCACGATGTGTGGCAACTCGGTTGGAGTATTTTCTGGTTTTTAGGGTTTCTCCGGTTCCTCTTCTTCCTGTCGATCGGCAGTCGACTCCTGGGGCGAGAGTGATGTCGATCCTTCCGGACGAAATTTGGAGTAGAATTCTGGAGTTGGGGACGGAGACATCTCGATTGGGCTACCGGGATCTCTGCTGCCTCGCCATATCCTGCCGCCGCCTCCGCCGCCTGTCCCAAGACCACGCCCTCTGGTCTACCCTTTTAGCTATTGATTTTCCTCAAGAAGATCCTTCCTCTCTTTCACAGACGCCGTCCAAATCCCTCTACAAAACCAG ATTCGAGAGGGACAAGGCGCGGAGGCATGCTGTCTGGAGGCGGGCGGTGCTCAATGCGGGGAGCCAGGTGTTTGTCTGCAGGAAGAAACTAAAAGATTTGGAGTCTCTCTTGTTGCGAGAGAGCGAGAGGATGAAGGCAGCGGTGGAGGAATTGGCGAATGTGGAGAGAGTTAG TTCTTCCAGGAGGGCATCTGTGGCTTTGAATGTATGGCAACCGGAAGTTGTTCGTGGGAGCCAAAGACAGATAGTTGAGCAGTGTACCGTGCCCATTGAGTCTCGTCTTAGTGCTTTGAAGATGGAAGTTAGAGTTTGTAAGCAACAAATTGCGATTTTTGAGAAGGCCTAT AATGAACAGAAGAAGAAGTTCAGTGAGTATAAGGAAGCACTGGCATCACTAAGGTATAACCCTTTACAAAATAATCAAAGTGGTGGAACCAGTAGCGGTGGTCATGGAAAGCGGAAGAAGTTGAAGAGAAGCAATGATTGCACATCTCATG ATTATAGGTTTGCTGAATCATGTCTGCAAGATCATTGGGAAGGCAAATAG
- the LOC105046104 gene encoding F-box protein SKIP24 isoform X6 — protein MRTQAMREIQSCDVLTAYSSRCVATRLEYFLVFRVSPVPLLPVDRQSTPGARVMSILPDEIWSRILELGTETSRLGYRDLCCLAISCRRLRRLSQDHALWSTLLAIDFPQEDPSSLSQTPSKSLYKTRFERDKARRHAVWRRAVLNAGSQVFVCRKKLKDLESLLLRESERMKAAVEELANVERVRRASVALNVWQPEVVRGSQRQIVEQCTVPIESRLSALKMEVRVCKQQIAIFEKAYV, from the exons ATGAGGACACAAGCCATGAGGGAAATTCAAAGCTGCGACGTTCTCACCGCATATTCGTCACGATGTGTGGCAACTCGGTTGGAGTATTTTCTGGTTTTTAGGGTTTCTCCGGTTCCTCTTCTTCCTGTCGATCGGCAGTCGACTCCTGGGGCGAGAGTGATGTCGATCCTTCCGGACGAAATTTGGAGTAGAATTCTGGAGTTGGGGACGGAGACATCTCGATTGGGCTACCGGGATCTCTGCTGCCTCGCCATATCCTGCCGCCGCCTCCGCCGCCTGTCCCAAGACCACGCCCTCTGGTCTACCCTTTTAGCTATTGATTTTCCTCAAGAAGATCCTTCCTCTCTTTCACAGACGCCGTCCAAATCCCTCTACAAAACCAG ATTCGAGAGGGACAAGGCGCGGAGGCATGCTGTCTGGAGGCGGGCGGTGCTCAATGCGGGGAGCCAGGTGTTTGTCTGCAGGAAGAAACTAAAAGATTTGGAGTCTCTCTTGTTGCGAGAGAGCGAGAGGATGAAGGCAGCGGTGGAGGAATTGGCGAATGTGGAGAGAGTTAG GAGGGCATCTGTGGCTTTGAATGTATGGCAACCGGAAGTTGTTCGTGGGAGCCAAAGACAGATAGTTGAGCAGTGTACCGTGCCCATTGAGTCTCGTCTTAGTGCTTTGAAGATGGAAGTTAGAGTTTGTAAGCAACAAATTGCGATTTTTGAGAAGGCCTATGTATGA